The genomic window acatctctctctctctctcttcacatcTCACACATGCATTACTTCACACCCTTAACTTCGCACCATTGCATAAAATTATTCATGCACATATAGAAGTGGAAACCATGGGCCGCAGCAGCTAGCAGCAGCCAAACAAAGGATGGACCCGAAGCGGTTCAGTTCGTTGGGTCGAGCCGGTTCACGAGGGCCAGGGCGTTGCTGGTGAGCTGGGAGACCACGACCACCTTCTTCCGGATGGCGGCCCGGAGGCGGCCGCTGGCGTTCTGGTCGAGGCTATCGAGGCAGGTGGACTGGTCCGTGAGTGCCGCGCTGACCCAGGTCTGGACGTTGTCGAGGTGCCACCTGAACCGGTTGCCCCGGGCCCGGCCCATGCGGCGCATCTCCCGGACCGACCGGCGGAGCCCGTCCACGCTGTCCCCCATGGTCTCGATGCAGTCCTGGACCGCGCCGGCCTCCCTGGGCCGGGCCGAGTTGGAGCCGGCGCTGAACCGGGAGACGAAGGCGGAGGCGGACTGGGCCCGGTCGGCGGTGACGGCGAGGGCGGTCTGGGCGAGCTTGCGGGGGCTCCGGCGGACCGCTGGGGCGTATGCTTTGAGGCACTCCACGCAGAGGGCCGGGTACCGGGTGGCGCCGCACGACGCGCGGATGAAGTCGACCGGGCCGGAGGAGTGGGCGGAGGTCAGCGTACCGGCAGATAAGCAGAGCACGAGGAAAAATAGAACAAGGGAGACGAGAGATCGGCTGGTTATCACTCCCATTGCCAcggcttctctctcctctttccggGTTGGAGCTGGGGAAGTTTGTTAGCTTTATTAGGCCAATTGGTGTCGGTCACGTGACTCGGCCTTCATTACTTAATTAATGGTCGGGAGACTTTGGTTGTATAAGTATGGAGTGTGTCGTGTTCTCCCTTTTAAATGATTTAATCAGTAGTGCATGAGACTAGTGACTTTGttatggataattaaataagtgATGCTTTGCTCTATTGCTATCTGCTAGGTCTTCATAGACATGTGGATTACACGGTCACTGCTCACCTTGGTCAAGTGATTGCTTTAGCTGGATGGCGTGAATGTGATTGGTTGAGGTTATCTATTATCTCAACGAATGGCTTCGTTTCCA from Elaeis guineensis isolate ETL-2024a chromosome 4, EG11, whole genome shotgun sequence includes these protein-coding regions:
- the LOC105043270 gene encoding pectinesterase inhibitor 9; amino-acid sequence: MGVITSRSLVSLVLFFLVLCLSAGTLTSAHSSGPVDFIRASCGATRYPALCVECLKAYAPAVRRSPRKLAQTALAVTADRAQSASAFVSRFSAGSNSARPREAGAVQDCIETMGDSVDGLRRSVREMRRMGRARGNRFRWHLDNVQTWVSAALTDQSTCLDSLDQNASGRLRAAIRKKVVVVSQLTSNALALVNRLDPTN